A genomic segment from Cyprinus carpio isolate SPL01 chromosome A22, ASM1834038v1, whole genome shotgun sequence encodes:
- the LOC109057197 gene encoding cartilage intermediate layer protein 1-like — MWDFTVVTLVLSTVFVVSLAQGPIWDSSHLRRLNKTDRNRKLAYNSLVEPQTTGVTEWTSWFNIDHPGGNGDYERLEAIRFYYRERVCSRPVAIEARTTDWVEAADTGEVVHSSLEKGFWCINKEQPFGRSCSNYHVRFQCPPVHSYWTDWSEWTPCSATACNDVGIQVRQRKCMSTQPLPLLLSPVCVGPHIERRECSTPPCEAMWSQWDSWSACSVTCGKGRRTRRRTCHRSSTKIQCTGRPVEVQKCGNPCPVACKRVCPGGRPSKDCSYCMCEGQTLYGEVFSITGVPVPNATVALASQAKVVRAHTDAKGQFKIDGLCTTPQTRVVIMKDKFAPVTLPVSNNSTDELWVRAILRSSEKPYIEKHPEDKVRYEGQRATLCCRATGSPKPDKYYWYQNGTLLNRTIYKYDEDLILRDLKPEHSGQYHCKATSLTGSIKSTSAVLTVFTKGTPACNSKPDSHLIKLPFDCKQPGTDSKFYNAGRCPHNKCPGTLDFDMRCRDGSGFCCGVKQMDTKEISCGRYTLPIKVVSECGCQTCVEPKVLVRGRVVSADNDEPLRFGHIYIGKERIGTTGYQGGFTIQVSPDTQRLVVNFVDPSQKFIDTIKVFIFDKRGGAVYHDVKVMRKQEPIDINAAESNTIYLGEMKDEDPIGQLVIPPNSFHKNTGEVYEGTVKASVTFLDPRNITMAAAAPGDLNFVDNEGDMLPLRTYGMFSVDFRDGENQEVLGAGAVQVLLDTEHVKMQEHIPTMKLWSLNPDTGIWEEESNFKPTQNTIAGSGRNKREERTFLIGNMEIRERRLFNLDVPENRRCYVKVRAYMNDKFLPSEQLEGVVINLINLEPKPGYSSNPRAWGRFDSVITGPNGACLPAFCDAQRPDAYTAYVTAIMGGEELEAAPSMPKMNPNIIGVSQPYLGKLDYQRSDHEDPALKKTAFRINLAKPNPNNFDETSGPIYPYQSLIACENAPVDANHFRFFRVEKDKYEYNVVPFQESDLTSWTRDYLSWWPNPQEFRACYIKVKIHGATEIIVRSRNLGGTHPQTRGQLYGIRDIRSTRDLHHPNTSAACLEFKCSGMLFDQGIVDRSLISIIPQGNCRRIGINGLLQEYLIKHPPVLQNNESHAFNMLAPVDPLGHNYGIYTVTDQNPRVAKEIAIGRCFDGTSDGFSREMKSDSGVALTFSCPKRTVNRESLFQRLQTNPGLTLTQMAREMRESQGLQVRRGSTQMVAYPFGQQGRSQNSRATNTNRRRPAKRTQPRQ, encoded by the exons GACCCATCTGGGACAGCTCACATCTTCGGAGGTTGaacaaaacagacagaaacagaaagcTGGCTTACAACAGCCTAGTGGAGCCACAGACCACAG GCGTAACTGAGTGGACATCCTGGTTCAATATCGACCATCCAGGAGGAAACGGCGACTACGAGAGGTTAGAAGCCATTCGCTTCTACTACCGGGAAAGGGTCTGCTCACGACCTGTAGCCATCGAGGCCCGTACCACGGACTGGGTTGAAGCTGCGGATACGGGGGAGGTGGTCCATTCCAGTCTGGAGAAGGGCTTCTGGTGCATCAATAAGGAGCAGCCATTTGGTCGCAGCTGCTCCAACTACCATGTGCGATTCCAGTGTCCACCAG TCCACTCATACTGGACCGACTGGAGTGAATGGACGCCTTGCTCTGCCACCGCCTGTAACGATGTTGGCATCCAAGTCCGTCAGAGGAAATGCATGAGCACGCAACCTCTTCCACTGCTTCTTTCACCCGTCTGCGTGGGACCTCACATCGAACGGAGAGAGTGTTCAACACCACCATGTGAAG CTATGTGGAGCCAATGGGATTCATGGAGTGCTTGCTCAGTTACTTGTGGGAAGGGTCGCAGGACAAGGCGTAGGACATGTCACAGATCTTCTACTAAGATTCAGTGTACAGGACGACCTGTGGAGGTTCAAAAGTGTGGAAATCCATGTCCAG tggcATGCAAACGTGTCTGTCCTGGGGGACGTCCCAGTAAGGACTGCAGCTACTGTATGTGTGAGGGACAAACACTATACGGAGAGGTCTTCAGTATTACAGGCGTCCCAGTGCCAAATGCCACAGTGGCTCTGGCTAGCCAAGCCAAGGTCGTCCGTGCCCATACTGATGCCAAGGGTCAGTTCAAGATTGATGGACTGTGCACCACCCCACAGACCCGAGTGGTCATAATGAAGGACAAATTTGCACCTGTTACTCTCCCTGTTTCCAACAATAGCACTGATGAACTCTGGGTACGGGCCATCTTACGATCCTCAG AAAAGCCATATATTGAGAAGCACCCAGAAGACAAAGTGCGTTACGAGGGACAACGTGCAACCCTTTGCTGTAGAGCAACAGGATCACCAAAACCTGACAAATATTACTG GTACCAAAATGGAACCTTACTGAATCGCACAATATACAAGTACGATGAAGATTTGATATTGCGGGACCTGAAACCAGAGCATTCAGGGCAATATCACTGCAAAGCAACTAGTCTGACAGGCAGCATCAAGTCTACTTCAGCTGTCCTCACTGTTTTCA CTAAAGGAACACCAGCATGCAACTCAAAACCTGATTCTCACCTGATCAAATTGCCATTTGACTGCAAGCAGCCTGGAACAGACTCCAAGTTTTACAATGCAGGTCGCTGTCCACACAACAAATGCCCTGGGACGCTGGACTTTGACATGCGCTGCAGGGATGGATCTGGCTTCTGCTGTGGGGTCAAACAAATGGACACTAAAGAAATCAGCTGTGGCCGTTACACCCTGCCTATCAAGGTTGTGAGTGAGTGTGGCTGCCAGACTTGTGTGGAGCCCAAAGTTCTTGTACGGGGCAGGGTGGTGTCAGCAGACAATGATGAACCCCTGCGCTTTGGACACATTTACATAGGGAAGGAACGGATTGGTACCACAGGATATCAGGGTGGGTTCACAATCCAGGTGTCTCCAGATACACAGCGTCTTGTGGTAAACTTTGTGGATCCTTCTCAGAAGTTCATTGACACAATCAAGGTTTTTATCTTTGACAAGAGAGGAGGTGCTGTCTATCATGACGTAAAAGTGATGAGGAAGCAGGAACCTATTGATATCAATGCTGCAGAAAGCAATACCATTTACCTAGGTGAAATGAAAGATGAGGACCCCATCGGTCAACTGGTCATACCTCCAAACTCTTTCCATAAAAACACAGGGGAAGTTTACGAAGGGACTGTTAAGGCCAGTGTCACGTTCCTTGACCCACGCAACATTACCATGGCTGCTGCCGCTCCTGGTGATCTCAACTTTGTAGACAATGAAGGAGACATGCTACCTCTCAGGACATATGGAATGTTTTCAGTAGATTTCCGAGATGGGGAAAACCAAGAGGTTCTAGGAGCCGGTGCAGTCCAGGTTCTCCTTGATACGGAGCATGTAAAAATGCAGGAGCACATCCCTACAATGAAACTCTGGTCCCTTAATCCCGATACAGGCATTTGGGAGGAGGAGAGTAACTTTAAACCCACACAAAACACCATTGCTGGCAGTGGGAGAAACAAACGAGAGGAGCGCACCTTCCTGATAGGAAATATGGAAATCAGGGAGCGTAGGTTGTTCAATCTTGATGTACCTGAGAACCGCCGCTGCTATGTCAAAGTGAGGGCATACATGAACGACAAGTTCCTGCCCAGTGAGCAACTAGAAGGTGTGGTAATAAACTTGATAAACCTGGAGCCTAAGCCCGGCTACTCGTCAAATCCAAGGGCTTGGGGACGCTTTGACAGTGTGATAACAGGACCAAACGGTGCTTGTCTTCCAGCTTTCTGTGATGCTCAAAGGCCTGATGCATACACTGCTTACGTCACAGCTATAATGGGAGGTGAGGAACTGGAAGCAGCCCCCTCAATGCCAAAAATGAACCCAAACATCATTGGTGTATCTCAGCCATACTTAGGGAAGTTAGATTACCAGCGCTCAGATCATGAGGATCCAGCACTTAAGAAAACAGCTTTCCGAATCAACCTAGCCAAACCGAACCCTAACAATTTTGATGAAACAAGTGGACCGATCTATCCCTATCAGAGTTTAATTGCATGTGAAAATGCACCTGTTGATGCCAACCACTTTCGTTTTTTCCGTGTCGAAAAAGATAAATATGAGTACAATGTGGTACCCTTTCAGGAGAGTGACCTCACATCTTGGACTAGAGACTATCTTTCCTGGTGGCCAAATCCACAAGAGTTCAGGGCTTGTTACATCAAAGTTAAGATTCATGGAGCTACAGAAATCATAGTAAGGTCAAGAAACCTTGGTGGCACTCATCCTCAGACCAGAGGTCAGTTGTATGGCATAAGAGACATTCGTAGTACCCGCGACTTACACCATCCTAATACCTCTGCTGCTTGTCTTGAGTTCAAGTGCAGTGGGATGCTCTTTGATCAAGGTATTGTAGACCGGTCACTCATTTCTATCATCCCACAAGGTAACTGCCGTCGCATAGGCATCAACGGTCTCCTACAAGAGTACCTGATAAAGCATCCTCCTGTTCTTCAGAACAATGAGTCTCATGCATTCAATATGTTAGCTCCTGTTGACCCACTTGGACACAATTATGGAATATACACCGTCACAGACCAGAACCCACGTGTTGCCAAAGAGATTGCCATTGGCCGCTGCTTTGATGGAACTTCCGATGGTTTTTCCAGGGAGATGAAGTCAGATTCTGGAGTGGCACTAACATTCAGCTGCCCTAAAAGAACTGTGAATCGTGAGAGTTTATTCCAGCGCTTGCAAACAAATCCTGGCCTAACACTAACACAGATGGCACGGGAGATGAGGGAGTCCCAGGGATTGCAAGTCAGAAGAGGGTCAACCCAAATGGTGGCCTACCCTTTTGGTCAACAGGGCAGGAGCCAGAACAGCAGAGCCACAAACACTAACAGAAGGAGACCTGCAAAGAGGACACAACCAAGACAGTAG